From Candidatus Nanopelagicales bacterium, the proteins below share one genomic window:
- a CDS encoding CPBP family glutamic-type intramembrane protease, giving the protein MINWVVPEQVSGLALWPLAVVVVVLIALNIINHRVAPQTHYLLWAFAFAVVFLAIGLLDGCSWTDMGLGKGYFIPGLVWAAICIGAIALVYFVGSLIKHTRTAFHDERMADLSARGVLFQSLIEVPLGTVLLEEIAFRSVLFAMLARRFGLTWAIVISCLAFGLWHILPSIGTHEQNPALGSMVGEGRRANILAVLISVITTGVSGVLFIGLRLVSGSVLAPMGFHWGTNGLGYAFSWVLIRIRDRGAKSGPK; this is encoded by the coding sequence ATGATTAACTGGGTCGTACCTGAGCAAGTTTCAGGTTTGGCGCTGTGGCCGCTTGCGGTTGTTGTTGTCGTGCTGATTGCACTCAACATCATCAATCATCGGGTAGCGCCGCAAACCCATTACTTGTTGTGGGCCTTTGCGTTTGCCGTCGTCTTTCTTGCGATTGGTTTGCTCGATGGTTGTTCCTGGACCGATATGGGTCTTGGGAAGGGCTACTTCATCCCAGGGCTCGTATGGGCCGCGATATGCATCGGCGCAATTGCGTTGGTCTATTTCGTCGGTTCACTGATCAAGCACACACGTACCGCCTTTCATGATGAGCGGATGGCCGATCTCAGTGCTCGAGGAGTGCTGTTTCAGTCATTGATTGAAGTTCCCCTTGGCACAGTGCTGCTCGAAGAGATCGCTTTTCGATCAGTGTTGTTTGCCATGTTGGCCCGGCGCTTTGGATTGACCTGGGCCATCGTGATTTCCTGCCTGGCCTTTGGCCTTTGGCACATCTTGCCTTCGATTGGCACCCATGAGCAGAACCCTGCTTTGGGGTCAATGGTCGGGGAGGGACGGCGCGCAAACATCCTGGCCGTGCTGATCAGCGTGATCACGACAGGGGTTTCGGGCGTGCTCTTCATTGGTCTGAGATTGGTCTCTGGCAGCGTTTTGGCCCCGATGGGCTTCCACTGGGGAACCAACGGGCTTGGTTATGCCTTTAGCTGGGTCCTGATCAGAATTCGAGACAGAGGGGCAAAATCCGGACCTAAATGA
- a CDS encoding DUF3263 domain-containing protein codes for MDAARQSFGHQATALSDRDREILEFERQWWKYAGAKEQAIRDLFDMSATRYYQILNGLIDQPAAMELDPMLVKRLRRMRSSRQKARSARRLGVELESR; via the coding sequence ATGGACGCTGCCCGTCAGAGCTTTGGTCATCAGGCCACCGCACTGTCTGATCGCGACCGGGAAATCCTGGAGTTCGAGCGTCAGTGGTGGAAGTACGCAGGCGCCAAAGAGCAGGCCATTCGTGACCTCTTCGATATGAGCGCTACTCGCTACTACCAAATTCTCAATGGCTTGATCGATCAGCCAGCCGCAATGGAGTTGGACCCAATGTTGGTCAAGCGTCTTCGTCGCATGCGTTCATCACGTCAAAAGGCACGCTCAGCTCGTCGTTTGGGCGTTGAGCTCGAGTCACGCTAA